A window of Syngnathus typhle isolate RoL2023-S1 ecotype Sweden linkage group LG9, RoL_Styp_1.0, whole genome shotgun sequence genomic DNA:
TGAATCCAGGCTTCAGGCAGTTGAGGAACTCATCAAAGCTCAACTTCCAGTCGGCATTCTCATCGGACAGCTCAATGAGGGCGTCAACGCAGAGACTCCTGGAGtgcgcaaacacacatgcaaactCACTATTAGTAGCAACTCAACTTTGCAGGCTTTCATATTGAGGGGCCCCACTTGTATAATTTACACAGGAATAGATAAGAGTTCAGCGACCTTACCTAAAATAGCACCAGAGCACATAGTAGAGAGCTGCACGGGTTAGCGTTACCGCAGTAACTTGCAAAGTTAGCGCAAAGGTCAAATAGTGACAGAAAGGAATGTTTGACAAGTCTTATCTTTCAACGGCTAGCAGACACTCACCGAAGCAGCTTGTTGCTCTCCTGGTCGGCGTAGGATTGCATCTCGGTCGCCACCGACTCATTGTGTTGGATGAACTTGAGCAACTCGGAGGAATCCAGAGTGGAATCGCCGCTGTCATATGactaaaataacaacaaaaatgcacaaaaaatgTTGTTTACTCCAGTGACAATAAAATTCCTGTTTCAAGTTTGGAATCTGAACATTTTGAGGTTACAAGCCAAATAGTGCACGCTGCGGCGTCAGAACACGTCATGCCGCGCAAGAAAGCACGCCCGGGTGGAGTGGACTCTCTCACATTTCGAAAATCAACATACATGTACCCCCTACTTGGATTGCCCACCTTGAAGTACTTGAGCAGAGTGTCAGAGAAGTTGGATCCCTTGACAAACCAGCCATCTGGAACAACTTCAGTCTGCAACCACTGGATCACACGGCTCCTCAGCTCGTTGCGATCGGCAGCGTAGCACACCACTGTGGGACGAGGAACGTTCGATAGCTCTTAAAAAACTCATCGTGTATGTTGCTTGtattaaggatttttttttttttttaaccaagctTGTGTGCAAAGCCAACACAGACAGCCACAGCAAAAGTGTAAAAATGTAACACCCACCTGGGCTGGCAGCTGCCTGCTTGCTCTttttctcttaaaaaaaaaaaaagaaaaatccgcaGAATTAAAATCACAAGACCAGTTCTTGTGTTAAACATAGTATCGGTTTCTTGGCAAGGTCCGAAAATGGGACGCGGTGACATAATTGGCCTACATGAGGAAATTTTGAGCTACGGCTCAGATCATTGTTCATGTTATCAGGAGTGTAAATAGAACAGTATCGAGGGGAGCAGTAAAAAGTTCATTCCTGATAAGATTAACAATCAGTTCATGGATGGAAACAAGCGCCGAGTTAGCTTTGCTGAGTGACAGCGACCTCTGCTGGCGACTTTTGTGAGAGACTGGGATTTGGCACCTCAATTTTATCTTCATTGCTAAATGAACCACATTTTAAACTCTTCACCTGACACTTGTAAACATTGTAAACATCTAAACGTACCCTGGCAGTGTCCATCGTGGGCAACTTGGATTTTCAGCCCGCTCAGACAGGCATCCCTGTGCAGCTCACAGTGGTTCCTGTAGGTCTTACCATTGCTGCCACATACTGACCTCTTGTGGGGCTTACAGCTCTGGAGCGACAACGGAAGAAGTGAATTGAAAACGTTGACCTGGAAACTTGTTTCTCACATTATCGCCCAGTTCACCACTCACTTCTATGCACAGGCAGCTGGGCTCCCCCTTCTCATTGACAGCACACTCCCGGCCCGCCCCGCAGAAGACATTGGCACACACTTTGCTCTTGCTCTGGAACTCCTGAAATAAGAAGACAAACATTCGtttctgcatttttttccttcttgatCCCAAATCAGACTGAAGAAAATCACTCATGTGCTCCAGGCAGCTCTGAAGTTTCTCCTCTAGGTGGCAACATATCACATGACATGAGGGCAGCTGCTTGAACTAAGTGGACGATGATTCAGAATCAGCCTCAACCAATTAATTCAACCCTCAAATGGAGCTTTGTGTTGACAAGTAAACAGAAAGAGAGGAACATTTTTTCCACTCTGTTTTTTTCACTGTGacgtcttttctttcttttatcttttgttgtgtgaaaaaaaaaaggccgcaAATACAGACTGTTTTATGAGCCTCATTACCTTCTCCATTCTCCATCTGTGAGCCTTTGTGTGTCTCAGCGTTAGTGCATtgcaatggtgtgtgtgtgtgtctccacaTCTGGAGtctggcttgtgtgtgtgtttttctttgggCCCGTTCCCATGCATGCAATCTttaaccccccctccctctttctAAGGCGCCGTTTCCTGTAACGAGAGCGAGACAGAAAAAAAGTTGGCCCTTCCTGCGCTGGAGCACACGTGAGCTCCTGGTCCACATTCAGTCTCTGGTATGTGAACTCAAACAAGGTCTGGATTCTTGGAGCCTCACATAAGCTCACCAATAATTGAATGTAACAAGATGGAGAATGGGTGGGGGAAGTTTTACAGTCACATGCAAAACGGAGAGAGGAGCTTGAGGGAAACGGTGGTTCACTTCTATGCATGATTTAAAAGTGGCACGCATTATAATCCAATGTTCAAAGTGATCCCCGTGGCCTCAAGCTTGCCAGCCGTTCACTAGCGCAGTGAATTCAGTAAGAGCTCTGCAAGATGGCTCCGGTGGTGTTCTGTCCATCCATGCGCAACCAGCAGACAACCCTGACATTTAACTAATGAGCGAAGAAACAtgcagccctttttttttttttttcattcccctCATCATCTGATTCCATTGAGTTGTTGCTATGGTGAGAAGCGGTTACCAGCCGGACTACAAGTGCCTCTCACCAGAGAGAACGTCATAATTAGATTCATTTGTTCATTAGCTACTTCCTGGTTCATGCAAGACGACAACCATGCTGGTACTATCCTTACGTGCCCAGGCCAAAGAGGGTGATGAATAAAACAATCCAAAACAAGAAAGCGAGCAGTGTTGTCTTAATACTTTTGCACGGTACCGGTTTCGGGCCCCTGAAAATGGATCATCTGTAAACATCAAACCAATGCGTTTCAGCATCTCATTACAGCGTATGCATTACAAACACACTCGTTAGCCTACATTAAAAATTCTCACAAATCAAAAGCACCCAAGAGATGAAGACACGCCCACTCTAGCCtacttgaaatgtaaataagatATTTGACGTCTTAGTTGCCTCCAGCTTGTCTTCTTTTCCCCCATTTCCTGATTTATACAATTAAGATATAGCTTCTGGGGGGattcatcaacattttttttaagaaggtTGGCATCTCCACATTCGGGTCTAGTGCACATTTGGCCGGATTTTCCCTGTCACCTTGTTTTATTCCCACCATCTTGTCCTTTTAGAGCCGACTGCCATTGGAGCGAGACCAGCTCGTTCCGTTTAATGGAAGGAaaataaaagggggggggggggatgagatTAGGAGACGATTGTGACGATAACACTGATAGAGTTGAATTATTCCTGTGCTACAATTGAcattgaatgtatttttaaatcttttctTGCTGCCCTTTGCTGAGGAGGAATTATTAGCATAGCAGCAGGGCCACTCAATAATGGCATATTTCTGCTTTTATGTGCACATTTAGGCTGTTGCGCATATCTTTGCTATGCTCCGATGACTTAGAAGGTCAATCAATGGCTCTCAGGCGCCAATGCCATTCGATCAATTCCCCTGAGTGCCCTACTCCTCATTAGCGTGGAGAAAATCGATCGATGTCTTGTTTGTGGAATATCGTCACCCCAAATGAACCACAACAGCATGGAATATATCTAGATTCTAAATTCTAAAACTGAAATTTGATCAAGTGTGGTCTGAAACAAGTTGTTTGGatgaagtgacgtcatttttgTCCATTTCTTTTTAGCGCAGCAACATTGATGATAAATTATCGGTGTTTGAATGAACATATCAAAATTGTGTCCGAACTTAATCAAGTAAGCAAACTGAATGATTGATTTTTGACAGCATTTGAGCATCTGTGATGACTCGGCACAACACATTCATTTATGAACGGTTGAAAAGGGGTTAAAAATCGAGTTGGTAAATATGAAGAGGCGGAGGACTTTGTCAGAACTCAGACCGGGAGAGTAGGGGAGTACATTCctgagcaaatttgtgcctCAGTTGGATTCCGACCGGGTTCGTCTTGAGCCAAAATCTGGTCGGTATCTAGGTCAGAGTATTGCCCCTGATCACCCCCGCTCCTGAGTTTCCTACTTTTCCTTTGTTTCTCCAGTTTTTGGATGCAGAGTTTCCATTTCACTCCGCCTTCCCAAAAGACAACCCGAGACAAATGAAACAGTCTTATGAACTAGTTTGCCGCTAAAAAATATATGCCAGCTTGTTTCTGAAATCCTAACGCTCGAGGGAGAAGCATCACAAGCGGACGACTTTTCATCTGTTATTGACAGACTGTGGAGTCATCAAAGCTGGAGGATTCGCCCTCAATATTTAAAGTGCTTCCAGATCTTGCCTCCTTTCCGAGTCTTATTAACTTTATGCATCTCAAATCCGACTTCAGTGTTAGTTGACAGAAAGAGAAACCGCAAAATAACCGTGAGCTGAAAGCCTTGCTTGGCGAATGTGTTGTGTTACCATTGATAGGCTACTATGTCCTTGAAATAATGAGAAAAACTGTCAAGATAAACAGCTGGCCTGCTCTTGGGCGTTCTCTTAGGTTGAGATTAACCTCGTGGAAACATTCAGCATTCTGGCTAATGAGCAGTTTGCGGCCATCTCCCTGTTAGTCTTCACCCTGCTTCTTAGTCAGTGGGAAAGGAATGCATGGCCAAATGAGATGATGTCACTCCTGTCTGCAGTCTCTTGTTTTACGCCCAGCAGGGCCCCTTGTCCAAAACCTTGACACGTAAAGACGacgatgtgttttttttatatacatataaaaaataaaaaaagggagACAAAAGAAACTAGGAGAAAGAAAAAGCCTGGAGGGAGTCGCTGACTGGGCTGAAGTCACATCTGCTTGCAATTAAACCAAACTAAGAAAATAAGCCCCCTGTCGTCGCACTGCAGGGAATCGAGTGCCCCCGTGATGCCAACCACCCGACCCACACCCATGGCGTCTAtacagttttgtttttatccGTCTCCATCAAACCTGCCTTCCAGTACATTTCTTCTGTTCTCTGTATATTTCCAGCTGGAGGTAGGCTGCTAGGGAGGTGCTGAGACTCAAGCCAAAGAAATGACTACATGCCCTGCCCTCTTATTCGCTTTTTCAAAGAGGCCATTATTGGGGTTTACAATTGGAACAAGTGAGTAGTCCTCTTGAAGTTGAGCAAGCAACCGACCGCAGCCTTTTGTCACTCGAGCTTTGAAGATCACACTTCTTCACGTCTTTCCCAAGTTTCTCTTCATGTGTTTTCTATTTAACAGTAAAGCAACAACACAAAGAGGTCAGTCTGCTAGCGCGCTCACGCTGTGGAACAAATTAAACTTCCCTGGCAAAGAGGGATAAATAGTCTTGAAGCAGGAATTAGATCACATTTTCTTCAAACCTTCTCAAAGGATAAAGATATGAACATTGAATTTGGCTGCCTTCCAAGTTAATTACACAAGTTACTTAAATCGCTAACGCAATGATTCAAATTAGATTCACAAGATGCTGGCTGTTTCAGTGTTCTAGTTGAAAGATGTTTTAGACATACCGCTTTTTCTTGCACTGGCTCTCAGTTACCTCCAGAATactgtattttttggactataagtcgcaccggccataaaatgcacaataaagggaacaaaaacataaataagtCACACCGGAGCATAAGTCGGACTTTTGGGCGAAATGTATTTGAAAAAATCCAACactaagaacagacatgaaccagcaacaacagtcTAAACGATAcgatatgctaacgtgacataaacaccaacgaggagctgagaacgggtcgcacccccacccaaactatgaaaaaaggtgcgacttatactccaaaaaatacggtacatgcggAATATTAAATGGCTTGAGACCATCAATTCTTAAGAATTAGCCTAGCATGAACAGACATTAAGCTTTTGAATAATGCTTCTGACCTCAATGAGCCTACATTTTAGGGGACTGACTGAGAAATTCTGAAATTCATCATGACAATTCCAAGAACACTAAAGACGAAAAGCTCAACCAACCAACTTACATAATTTTTTATACAATCCTAAAAAGGTTTTCAAGCAAATCCAGTACTGAGGAGAGCATATCGCGGAGATGTGAAACCCAACCTCCCCTCCACCCGCCACCATACAGAGCCAAGTCTTACCTCACCCTGATCTTCCCCTTTGCTATGATTGCAGCAGCATGACTACATGTCGAGCTGCGAGAAATGAGGTCGGGCGGATAACGACAGAGGACAAAGCGTCCTCCTCTCACGTTCTCCACCTGGGCAGATATTTTTAGCCCACCTTGGATGCAAGAGAACCGCCTACAAGGGAATTAACATCTACTTGGGCATGTCCTCATTGTTCTCTTGGCTACCGAAGCCTGAGAGCCACGATAGCGCTCGTGTGCGAACGAACGCCTTTGCCTTGGCAACTGCAATTTTCATGATCTATTGCTGGCCTTTTCTAGATAAATTAAGCATTCCACTCTGTCACCGCAAAAGAAAAATCCGATTAATAGATGTGGAAGTAGAGGTGCACACTGCACACGCCCACATCCTGATCTTTGCATATCAAACACCGGTTTGGAGTTGCTCTGTATCTCACACGGCACACAACACAAGAGTTTTCCCTTAGCTTCTCGTCAAAGGTGATGCAATTCTTACCTCAAGCACTCTCCTTGTTGGCAGTGTAGACGATGgcatttcaacaaaaaaaaaaaaaaaaaatcacatcttaCAATTCAAATTATTATGACAGCGACCAGTCCAATACTTCAAATTCTAAACCGtatgaaatcatttttaaaagtatTCGTCAGGACTTTTGACAACCTAAGATTTGCACTTTTTGTAAGCAGCACATGATTCCTTTGCCCATGGCTCGTCAATTAATAATGGAGTAGGTGTTGCAAAATTGTTGCCTGGCAAAAAGCTTTCATGTCCCCAACTGCAGttcagcatgtttgagaagctgCTCCAACACAGAATCTGTTCTTGACAAACCCGGCCTTCTACTACCACCACTAAAtccaacaaaaccaaaaatttCATTTCTTCTAAAACAACACATTATACCAAAATGCAAAGTGTCATAATGTACGTGTTTCTGATGAGCGGCCAAACAGCCAGCTGGCTCATCTGACACTTTTCCAGAGATGAAGGCTTCTGCTGCAACTTGTTGACCTTCTTTTGACAGCACACTGGTATGTCACTTCATGGCCTTCTTACTGCCAGACAGACAGCAGGGCGTATATTATCGGGGTTAATTGCCTTCAGAGAGCAGATGCCGCCCCATTAACCGGCTAGCGCCTTTATTGGGCCAACTGTGGCCGAAGCGAGCCATTCCTCACAGATCGCCATCGTTGATTAAGAATTGACAATGGAAGGTCAGCAggggatgggaaaaaaaatggatggtcaTTAACGGAATAGCCAAGTGTTCAACAGTTCCCCAAGCGACACTACACCTCATAAGTTCTCATTGTTCTACCAGTTCAGTGCCGTCACCGTGCTACAATAAACTCTTGTTTACTCAGAGGTTCTCTAAGCGGCGTGACATTTTGGTAAGCATTCTCGCATTCCTGCTGAGCTCACTCTTGAagccacaaacaaacaaataaacatacTGACCACCCAAATGCACTGTTTGGACCCCGTAAGAGCAGCTGCCaggcggtcggtcggtcaggCATTTTTGCACCCAGGCATCTTCAGCAAAAGTGCAAAGTGAAGGTGGAGCAGCAGCAATGAGGAAATGTGCACAATTGAATGCCcttccttcttttcttttctcagaTGCTTTCCATTCATTTACTTTCCTGAGCTACTTTACAAATGAAGCCTCTCTTGAGTTTCCGTGCAGGGAAAATATTGAGTGGTTCCAAACTCCATAAGCATTTAAGGAATATTTAAGAACAACGGGTAAGAACACTGTGTTAACAACGAATAAATTCACGCCAACGAACAAAGTGGACGGGTTTTGTTGCGCTTAATATTTCGGCATGTGTTTTTagataatgaaaacaaaagtgtgGAAGTTTTAAGTGACCAAACTTACCTCTGCGCGAGAGAGCGCCAGAGTGAGCAGAAGAAACACAGCGACACCCCGTAACATCTGGTCGTggggcgggaaaaaaaagaagtccgATTTAGCGAGTTTAAAACACCATATCTGGAGTTAAACCTACTTTGAAGTCATGTTAAAACGACATTAGTAGCGCGTCCTCTTCATTGCCTTACCGTTATAGCCAAGATCTTGTTCGGGCTCGGTGAAGGAGAAGATTAGAATGGTGAGGATGTTCGTCGGCTGTGAAGAAAGCAGGATCGCGCCTTGGAGGAAATTTGAGCAGCTTGGAGGAATTCTAGCAGGTCCTCCGgtctttctcctcctctcccGGCTAAAGAGCCAATGGAAATGTCGGGGGGGGTCTCCacagtggaggaggaggaggaagagaaggaggaggaaaaatGTGTGGATGAACGTCATGGATGAGTTTACATTCATATAATCTCATCTAGGTATAATTTCGAGCAGACGCACATAACCAAAATTTCCTCTACTTAGTTCAGATAAATAATTATGTTCAGTTTTGCGTCATAACACAACGCCTGTGTCTGTTCAAATGCACgtataatgtatatatatattttttaaatctgattgtacgacttcatttatttttgaaatatttcagaTAACCAAATCAAAACAATTTGTTAAATCTGAACGCAGCCACACCCCCAATTATAcgtgggtgtgcacacttacgcAACAATTATCTTTATCTTTCTCCCATTTGAGTTATTGTGGTTACACGTCAAATTAATTGTCTCATTTTTATAGAACAAACACCTGGCATTTCAacgggggtgtgtagacttttgatacgCTGTGATGCAAACTGAGAGAGCCACTGTTGCAAGCACAAAGTAGAACATGTGATCACAGTGACCTCTGCTGGTCCCTGCCTCACTTTACACAACAAAGGAGGAAGTACAGTTGTGTGGTCTCCACTGCAAGTTGAACTAAATGCAGTTGATGATATTTGGATGTGTGGAGCAATGCCTGAatagtgtgcgtgtgcgcgcgcgcgcagtGTAATAAGTAAGACAGAAAGGCAACAAAGCTTGACCACATGTGacttttttattgtttaaaaatacactGCCACTACACAACTATAATCAGTGAAGACTACAAGTTAGTAAAAATgatctttttaaatatatatatgtatatatattaatcAGGTCTTCCTACAAACATCAcaagcaatgcaacagtctaaataaaaatacacagtCATACAATAGCATTCATAGTACTTTATAGGTGTAAACAAGGACCTTGTGatgattttttcaaaaatatttgcttttttttttttgacagctcACAAAAGGGTCAGAGCTGCCTCTCATACCCTGcaagatgtgtgtgtgggggggggatgagTGTGTCTGCATGTGAAAGCATCCTTAAATGTGTTTTGATTCACAATAAATTTTGATTTTGCACGCAAAAATAAAAGTTCCAAGATTCTTTGGGTTCAACCATGTCGCTGTatcaaaaaattaaataaattcacaTACTTCTAAAAAATACATAAGAAAAAATTGGTTTCAACAAGTAAAACATTAAGGCTTGATTATTCGTTTATCGTAATTCTTGCTGGGTGGATGACATACTTTAGCTTCTAAAATATAATCCGTGATGGAGTGTTGATATTTTCTGACATTGTTACATCAAATATTAGCAGTCTAGACAGTCAAGTACCTAAAACAGCACAATATGTACAATATGAGACATAAGGTTGGCGctatgtacaattttttttctcagacttTTGGCAAAGGAtattttggtgtttttttttctctggtcAAACGCAATCAAGTATTTGTCTTGCCCCCACAAATGAGGTTAAGGATGCTTGTTTTCATTGATAGCACCCGTTTCTTTTATTGTCCCGCCTCCCAACAATACTTTGTGCTGATGGGGCAAGATCTTTATCACCCACACGCCTGTTTGTACAGCGCAAAAAGAGAGAGGATTTGGCCTGAGGTGGCTCTTTAGTTCATTCTCTAATGGGGCAAAATGAGCTCCGCTCTCTTCCAAAATCGCATCACAgcctatgcaaaaaaaaaaaaaaaaaaaaaaaaaaccggggGGGTGCACAAATCGAGATCAGATAGGAACAGGATCACATTGAAAATGGACATTCAGGCATGTATGTGGTCTTCaagaatttttttcccctcactacTTGCTATATAAACATGAGGTGCTTGCACTTGAAAGGATAACTGTGTTGCATCATTGAGGtgttatgggaaaaaaaaaaagaaaaaaaaaagaaaaaaaaagaagccttgcACAGTGTGAGAACCTCTGCATGTGCAAAAAGGTGCTCTCCTTTCGACCCCGAAAATGTGACTTTTGCCGATGACAAAGAGCTGCGCACATTgtataaaaatgtaaaagtagGCACTTGTCTGTGTGGCATGCACTGGCATTATGGCACTGGTTGAATTGGAAATGAACTACATCAAAGTTACTGATTGGCAGACACACAAGTATACTAAAACTCTCTCCAGTTTGTAAAAATGTCTACTAATCCGTCATTGATTAAAAgcttagattaaaaaaaaaaagatgttatttAAAAATGGAACATATGGTTTCTTGTTGTCAAGTAAAAACATGTCCACCCTGCAAGTTTTGAATCGCAACAACacactttttgttttatatttgacGCAAACGCTTGCCATTTTTGTGccaatttttaaaatattttctttaccTCTGCCAGTTGGTAACATTTCCAATACAATGCAATTTACTATCATTTCCCAGGAGGCAATGTGAGGCAAAGGTCTGCGGATTGATTTTCTGACTTGCCCTCTGacaagtgtgtgcatgtgtgtgtgtgtgtgtgtgtgtgctctcccAGGTGTGGTTATCGGGGCGCAGTGGTACATGCATGTGCTCGCCGTCACATGTTCATACGGTGAGGTCGTCCGACCTGGCCTTACTGCTAACTTGGCTGAGTCGGCTCAGAGGCCTGCTGTCCTCTATCGTATCCGACGCCTTTTGGGCCACCGCGCTCCCCCCCGCCCCGGTGACCGCCCTCTCCACCTCTGGGTCGGCGCCCTGCCACTCTCCACCTTCAACCCCCGCTGGGGGCGCCTCCTTGGCCGCGGCCGCCTGCTGCATTGTCACCCCTTCCGTCTCAGTGGTCTGGGCGTAGGAGGGCAGAGTCTCATCGTACGCTTTGGGGATGTCCCCCATGGGCAGCTCCTCCTCAGTTTTCTCTTCTAAACCATGGAAGGGTGGGGGCCCCCTGCCTGCCTCCATGCCCACTTCCGCTAGTGGGTAGAGATGTGTTATTGGGGGAGCTTTCTCCTCATCCAGCCGCCTGTAACCTTTGGCCCTCTGCAACGAGGACACCGCCAAAGGGGGCAGGCTTTTTCCCGGCGGCAGGGTGGCCGAGCTTTCACCCTGCGCCGGGCCAGGGGCCGGCTTGCGAAAAACAAAACGGATCTTCTTGAGACCCAGGTGGCTGATCTCCACAAAGTTGAGGAAGAGTGAGACGCAAGCCACGGCTAACATGAAGATGATGAAGACCGTTTTCTCTGTGGGGCGGGACACAAAGCAGTCTACGGTGTTGGGGCAGGGCCAGCGGCTGCATTTGTACAGCGGCAGGATGCGGAAGCCGTACAGGAAGTACTGGCCCACCACGAAGCCCACCTCAAAGAGTGTCTTGAAAATGATATGACAGATGTAGGTCCTTAGCAAGGTGCCCTCCAGTCGGAACTTCTTgcttccttttgtgctggtctCCTTCGTGGTGCGTACGCTGCCCTGGTCAGGTGCCAGTGGGAGTCGCTCCTCACTCAGCTCCTGTTGCCGGCTA
This region includes:
- the LOC133160100 gene encoding follistatin-related protein 1-like; its protein translation is MLRGVAVFLLLTLALSRAEEFQSKSKVCANVFCGAGRECAVNEKGEPSCLCIESCKPHKRSVCGSNGKTYRNHCELHRDACLSGLKIQVAHDGHCQEKKSKQAAASPVVCYAADRNELRSRVIQWLQTEVVPDGWFVKGSNFSDTLLKYFKSYDSGDSTLDSSELLKFIQHNESVATEMQSYADQESNKLLRSLCVDALIELSDENADWKLSFDEFLNCLKPGFNPPEKKCALEDETYEDGAETQVECNRCVCACGNWVCTAMTCADKTAEDESTDAGVEMTEEDWDLRVAELNKHQETVEKMKASTKEA
- the LOC133160097 gene encoding gap junction alpha-8 protein-like isoform X1, with the protein product MVAHYDRKEPAAICRKPGELSTEETLGLVMQCYGPIMGDWSFLGNILEEVNEHSTVIGRVWLTVLFIFRILILGTAAEFVWGDEQSDYVCNTQQPGCENVCYDEAFPISHIRLWVLQIIFVSTPSLVYVGHAVHHVHMEEKRKEREEAELSRQQELSEERLPLAPDQGSVRTTKETSTKGSKKFRLEGTLLRTYICHIIFKTLFEVGFVVGQYFLYGFRILPLYKCSRWPCPNTVDCFVSRPTEKTVFIIFMLAVACVSLFLNFVEISHLGLKKIRFVFRKPAPGPAQGESSATLPPGKSLPPLAVSSLQRAKGYRRLDEEKAPPITHLYPLAEVGMEAGRGPPPFHGLEEKTEEELPMGDIPKAYDETLPSYAQTTETEGVTMQQAAAAKEAPPAGVEGGEWQGADPEVERAVTGAGGSAVAQKASDTIEDSRPLSRLSQVSSKARSDDLTV
- the LOC133160097 gene encoding gap junction alpha-8 protein-like isoform X2, with the protein product MQCYGPIMGDWSFLGNILEEVNEHSTVIGRVWLTVLFIFRILILGTAAEFVWGDEQSDYVCNTQQPGCENVCYDEAFPISHIRLWVLQIIFVSTPSLVYVGHAVHHVHMEEKRKEREEAELSRQQELSEERLPLAPDQGSVRTTKETSTKGSKKFRLEGTLLRTYICHIIFKTLFEVGFVVGQYFLYGFRILPLYKCSRWPCPNTVDCFVSRPTEKTVFIIFMLAVACVSLFLNFVEISHLGLKKIRFVFRKPAPGPAQGESSATLPPGKSLPPLAVSSLQRAKGYRRLDEEKAPPITHLYPLAEVGMEAGRGPPPFHGLEEKTEEELPMGDIPKAYDETLPSYAQTTETEGVTMQQAAAAKEAPPAGVEGGEWQGADPEVERAVTGAGGSAVAQKASDTIEDSRPLSRLSQVSSKARSDDLTV